In Paenibacillus sp. 1781tsa1, one DNA window encodes the following:
- a CDS encoding heme A synthase: MKHLTLFKWLTVLTCLVMFLATFGGGIVTKTESGLGCGTEWPLCNGKLVPAHTVASLIEYSHRAVSALAGLLSIASFVAFLLFGKSRRDLQLFSFLTLVFVIVQGIMGAFAVVFSQSSAVMALHFGFALIAFASSLMMALGIRQEAKDGGLERLNKYPRVSKKFRNLVWFSTIYTYLVVYTGAFVSHTNSAGGCSGFPLCNGQIIPELSGGVAVAFAHRAAAASLVIVIAVLGHFAYRNHPDNKEMRTLGVVSVVLILMQVVIGIFMMVTMNRPEVYMFVALAHMLDIAILFGVLTYMSFLVYKLHRPVNRF; encoded by the coding sequence TTGAAACACTTAACTTTATTTAAATGGTTAACCGTATTAACCTGTCTTGTCATGTTTCTGGCCACTTTTGGTGGAGGCATCGTAACCAAAACGGAATCGGGCCTTGGCTGCGGAACGGAATGGCCTTTATGTAACGGGAAACTCGTTCCGGCACATACTGTGGCTTCACTTATTGAATATTCCCATCGCGCTGTAAGCGCACTGGCTGGATTGTTGTCCATTGCTTCGTTTGTTGCTTTTCTGCTGTTCGGCAAGTCACGCCGTGACCTGCAATTGTTTTCTTTCTTAACCTTGGTATTTGTTATCGTCCAGGGAATCATGGGGGCTTTTGCCGTCGTCTTCTCCCAATCTTCAGCAGTCATGGCACTGCATTTCGGCTTTGCACTGATTGCTTTTGCCAGTTCCCTAATGATGGCGCTGGGCATAAGGCAGGAGGCAAAAGATGGCGGATTGGAGCGTTTGAATAAATACCCTCGGGTGAGCAAAAAATTCAGGAATCTGGTCTGGTTCTCCACCATATACACATACCTCGTGGTATACACGGGTGCATTTGTGAGCCACACGAATTCTGCTGGCGGATGTTCTGGATTTCCGCTCTGTAACGGGCAGATTATTCCTGAGCTTTCGGGTGGGGTAGCGGTTGCTTTTGCTCACCGTGCAGCAGCAGCATCGCTCGTCATTGTTATTGCAGTTCTGGGTCACTTCGCTTACCGTAATCATCCGGACAACAAGGAAATGCGTACCCTTGGCGTGGTATCCGTTGTTCTCATCCTGATGCAAGTCGTCATTGGTATTTTCATGATGGTGACAATGAACCGCCCGGAAGTATATATGTTCGTAGCTCTCGCTCATATGCTGGATATCGCCATATTGTTCGGAGTTTTAACGTATATGAGTTTCCTGGTGTACAAGCTGCATCGACCGGTTAATCGGTTCTAG
- a CDS encoding thioredoxin family protein, with the protein MEQITSKPAFDVAIQSPRLTIAVFKADWCGDCKYIDPFMPEVEEKYARELTLIEVDVDQVGTVSEEQNILGIPSFVAYTDGRELVRYVNKLRKSREEIEQFLDRAVEVYNTIHK; encoded by the coding sequence ATGGAACAGATTACTTCCAAACCGGCTTTTGATGTAGCCATCCAATCCCCACGTTTGACGATTGCCGTATTCAAGGCAGACTGGTGTGGTGACTGCAAATACATCGATCCGTTTATGCCTGAGGTTGAAGAGAAATATGCACGTGAACTGACTTTGATTGAGGTCGACGTGGATCAGGTTGGAACGGTTAGTGAAGAGCAGAATATTCTTGGCATTCCAAGCTTTGTGGCGTATACAGATGGGCGCGAACTCGTACGGTACGTGAACAAGCTGCGCAAGTCGAGAGAAGAGATTGAGCAGTTCCTGGATCGCGCAGTCGAGGTGTACAACACGATCCATAAATGA
- a CDS encoding DUF2515 family protein, translating to MTSTRTDSSSEQHHGSLLQIVRSIPGAAREIWRGKQAAWQASAQLRHPLRDIEWDTDTAAALQSEVERLLPASSKSFARTDQVQSALVCEEDCIILEEIKTLTQEHNRSNITRTAAYLECYEQYPELHWALLAHMVSRNGGYHMTDLQSDLMHNLQNQSDREHMYRLLERCNALIFQDAYPQLQLYMNSRRIGRSCFHLLSHFHVSAFMTPFWERFWLERCSSLLSVALIINEQNYIESRVVQHPYFQKEVLSKPAFHLHNLAGLNHIVFPLGRGAGIAGRVIEHFGKLDERIMFGKSLYALLFGVEQVYTQVMAFVRSVPHLGSRAEYWPGLFTHHEDEAGDHTLYTQALLDEEWLPEGQRLYSPELLSVWGDTPYEPITRQDWLQTRDCLGYLTAPRRPWLFEMSHEHRYGMLKTALAHDAKTITH from the coding sequence ATGACTTCCACCAGAACCGATTCTTCCAGCGAACAGCATCACGGGTCCCTCTTGCAGATTGTCCGTTCCATTCCGGGTGCTGCCCGGGAAATCTGGCGTGGCAAACAGGCTGCATGGCAAGCCTCAGCACAGCTTCGTCACCCATTGCGTGACATCGAGTGGGATACTGATACGGCAGCTGCCCTACAGTCTGAGGTGGAGCGTCTGTTACCTGCCAGCAGCAAGTCTTTTGCACGTACGGACCAGGTTCAAAGCGCACTCGTCTGCGAAGAAGATTGCATCATCCTGGAAGAGATTAAGACGCTGACCCAGGAGCATAATCGGAGTAATATCACCCGCACGGCAGCTTATCTGGAATGTTATGAGCAATACCCTGAACTGCATTGGGCACTGCTGGCCCATATGGTCTCTCGCAACGGCGGATATCACATGACAGATCTTCAGAGTGACTTAATGCATAATCTGCAGAATCAGAGCGATCGCGAGCATATGTATCGGCTGCTGGAGCGATGCAATGCACTCATTTTCCAGGATGCATATCCCCAGCTACAGCTGTATATGAACAGTCGTCGGATTGGACGAAGCTGTTTCCATCTCTTGTCGCACTTTCACGTATCTGCGTTTATGACGCCGTTTTGGGAACGCTTTTGGCTGGAACGGTGCAGTTCACTGCTAAGTGTCGCATTAATTATTAATGAGCAGAACTATATCGAGAGCAGGGTGGTGCAGCATCCTTATTTTCAAAAAGAAGTACTCTCCAAACCCGCATTCCATCTGCACAATCTGGCGGGTCTGAATCATATCGTCTTTCCTCTTGGACGGGGAGCAGGAATCGCAGGGCGCGTCATTGAACATTTTGGCAAGTTGGATGAGCGAATCATGTTTGGCAAAAGCCTATATGCTCTGTTGTTTGGGGTGGAGCAAGTCTACACACAAGTGATGGCGTTCGTACGTTCGGTTCCCCATCTTGGCTCGCGGGCCGAATATTGGCCTGGCCTGTTTACCCATCATGAAGACGAGGCAGGTGATCACACCTTATACACTCAGGCGCTACTTGATGAAGAATGGCTTCCAGAAGGGCAACGATTATATAGTCCGGAACTGCTCTCCGTATGGGGCGACACGCCTTATGAACCGATTACCAGACAAGACTGGCTTCAGACTCGGGATTGTCTCGGTTATCTGACGGCACCGCGCCGGCCATGGCTGTTTGAGATGAGTCACGAACACCGGTATGGCATGCTGAAAACAGCACTGGCTCATGATGCAAAAACCATCACACACTAA
- a CDS encoding polysaccharide biosynthesis protein, producing the protein MSKKETFIRGTLILAAAALIARVLGLVQRVPLEHILGDVGNASFTISNTVYLMLLTVATAGIPSTLSKMVSERYALGRASEAQQIYRAALIFAAVAGVVMSALLWFAAPYYATYVSKVPASVSAIRALAPALLLFPAIAMMRGYFQGRGNMTAGGISQIVEQFARVGTAIIVAYVMLQWNYDDQTIAAGASFGGVLGSVGAFGVMLYFTLKLRRSDRAAQLNYERAEQLPMRGIYSDIFKLSIPIVLSSLAVPAINFIDSSLVVPLLSGQIGLEEATGVLAILGAKAQSIAGIPPILAIALSQSLVPVISAAFARKDEAHLKSQVTLALRISILTGMPIVIALCAAAYSVNGLLFTNLDGTPIIALLTFGTIFQITMMTTNSILLGVGKPRITMISVAAGVVVKLVASLILAPLFGIYGIIIATALCFLVITYLNLRVLRKIVDFSIMGDRWKGFIITVLLAAGVGFATNWIGNMIFGLFLPARVSFLLTCLVVGVLVVVVYLVLMVVLRVLRKDELGSYPRILQKILRPLMRLQREAGQRG; encoded by the coding sequence TTGTCTAAGAAAGAAACATTCATTAGGGGTACGCTCATTCTGGCGGCCGCTGCGCTGATCGCGAGAGTACTCGGATTGGTTCAGCGGGTGCCGCTGGAGCATATCCTCGGAGATGTCGGTAACGCATCGTTCACCATCTCCAATACGGTATATTTAATGCTGTTAACTGTAGCAACGGCGGGCATACCGAGTACACTTAGCAAAATGGTGTCGGAACGCTATGCGCTCGGACGCGCGAGTGAAGCCCAACAGATCTACCGTGCAGCCCTGATCTTTGCGGCTGTCGCCGGGGTAGTCATGTCTGCTTTATTGTGGTTCGCTGCACCTTATTATGCCACGTATGTCTCCAAAGTACCGGCATCGGTCAGCGCCATTCGCGCCTTGGCTCCAGCCTTGCTGCTTTTCCCGGCCATTGCGATGATGCGTGGATATTTCCAGGGACGCGGCAATATGACAGCAGGTGGTATTTCACAGATTGTGGAACAGTTCGCTCGTGTAGGTACAGCCATTATCGTGGCTTATGTCATGCTGCAATGGAATTACGATGATCAAACGATTGCTGCGGGTGCCTCATTTGGTGGGGTATTAGGAAGTGTGGGTGCCTTTGGTGTCATGCTGTACTTTACCTTGAAGCTGCGTCGTAGCGACCGTGCGGCCCAATTGAATTACGAACGTGCAGAGCAACTGCCAATGCGCGGCATCTACAGTGATATCTTCAAGCTGTCTATTCCCATTGTGCTGTCCTCACTTGCGGTTCCAGCCATTAACTTTATCGATTCATCCCTTGTGGTCCCACTGCTCAGTGGCCAGATCGGACTCGAAGAAGCGACTGGCGTTCTTGCGATCTTGGGTGCTAAGGCCCAAAGTATTGCGGGTATTCCTCCGATTCTCGCTATCGCTTTGAGTCAATCCTTGGTGCCTGTCATCTCGGCAGCATTTGCCCGCAAGGATGAAGCGCATCTGAAGAGTCAGGTTACACTTGCGTTGCGTATTTCGATTCTGACAGGTATGCCGATTGTCATTGCACTTTGTGCAGCTGCGTATTCGGTCAACGGATTGTTGTTTACCAATCTGGATGGAACGCCGATTATTGCCTTGCTGACATTCGGTACCATTTTCCAGATTACGATGATGACCACCAATTCCATTTTGCTTGGCGTAGGGAAACCGCGGATTACCATGATCAGTGTAGCAGCAGGTGTTGTGGTCAAGCTGGTTGCAAGTCTGATCCTTGCGCCGTTGTTTGGCATATACGGCATCATTATTGCAACGGCGCTGTGTTTCCTGGTTATCACATATCTGAATCTGCGTGTCCTTCGCAAAATCGTTGATTTCTCCATCATGGGAGATCGTTGGAAAGGGTTTATCATTACGGTCTTGCTTGCAGCAGGTGTAGGATTTGCAACGAACTGGATAGGAAATATGATTTTTGGACTGTTCCTGCCAGCGCGTGTATCCTTCTTGCTTACCTGCCTTGTGGTTGGTGTGCTTGTTGTGGTGGTGTATCTGGTTCTCATGGTTGTGCTGCGTGTATTACGCAAGGACGAGCTGGGCAGTTACCCCCGTATTCTGCAAAAAATTCTCCGTCCACTTATGCGTCTTCAACGTGAAGCCGGGCAAAGAGGATAA
- a CDS encoding DUF456 domain-containing protein, giving the protein MAGTVYPILPGAVAIFFAFLVYGWFFSFDPFGVWFWIIQILIVVVLFVADYVVSAWGVKKFGGSKLSTTLSTIGVIIGPFVIPAFGLVLGPFIGAFIGELIGGSSPSKASKVGFGSVVGLFTSTVMKIILQIVMIVLFIIWVVRFA; this is encoded by the coding sequence ATGGCCGGAACGGTATATCCCATACTACCTGGTGCTGTAGCGATTTTCTTCGCCTTTCTGGTCTACGGCTGGTTCTTCAGTTTTGATCCGTTCGGTGTGTGGTTCTGGATCATCCAGATTCTGATTGTGGTTGTGTTGTTCGTGGCTGATTATGTCGTCAGCGCATGGGGCGTGAAGAAGTTCGGTGGCTCCAAGTTATCAACCACGCTGAGTACCATTGGTGTTATCATTGGCCCTTTCGTCATTCCGGCATTCGGACTGGTACTGGGACCATTTATCGGTGCTTTTATCGGGGAACTGATCGGTGGGTCTTCACCTTCCAAAGCGTCAAAAGTCGGATTTGGTTCCGTGGTGGGGCTATTTACGAGCACCGTGATGAAAATTATTTTGCAAATCGTCATGATTGTTCTCTTTATTATCTGGGTGGTAAGATTCGCCTAA
- a CDS encoding Cof-type HAD-IIB family hydrolase, with the protein MSELKYKLLALDMDGTLLNDNHEITQETAKWIQIAIRRGVHVCLSTGRAVFHAMPYAVQLGLETPMVTVNGSEVWKAPHDLHMRHLMDPVLIRRMQEIGEKYNSWYWAYSVEELFNRDRWTDNIEGLEWLKFGFNTEVDEVRHQIMMELQQMGGLQMTNSSPVNIEINPAGVSKASGVAEVCKLLGIEMSEVVAVGDSLNDLAVIEAVGLGVAMGNAQEQVKEAADLIVASNNEDGIVEVIREHILKGE; encoded by the coding sequence ATGAGTGAACTGAAATACAAATTGCTTGCATTGGATATGGATGGAACATTGCTTAATGATAATCATGAAATTACGCAGGAGACCGCCAAGTGGATTCAGATTGCCATTCGTCGGGGCGTGCATGTGTGCCTATCCACGGGAAGAGCCGTATTCCACGCGATGCCTTATGCGGTGCAGCTTGGGCTGGAGACACCGATGGTTACCGTTAACGGCAGTGAGGTATGGAAAGCCCCGCATGATCTGCATATGCGTCATCTGATGGACCCGGTATTGATTCGCAGAATGCAGGAGATCGGTGAGAAATATAACAGCTGGTACTGGGCATACTCCGTGGAAGAGCTGTTCAACCGTGATCGCTGGACGGACAATATTGAAGGTCTGGAATGGTTGAAATTCGGCTTCAATACCGAAGTGGATGAAGTTCGTCACCAGATTATGATGGAACTGCAACAAATGGGTGGTCTGCAAATGACGAATTCCTCACCCGTTAATATTGAGATCAACCCTGCTGGCGTATCCAAAGCCAGTGGTGTAGCTGAAGTCTGCAAGCTGCTGGGCATCGAGATGTCCGAAGTTGTTGCGGTCGGAGACAGCTTGAATGATCTGGCTGTCATTGAGGCCGTGGGTCTGGGTGTAGCGATGGGCAATGCGCAAGAGCAGGTGAAGGAAGCGGCTGATCTGATCGTAGCGAGTAACAATGAAGACGGCATCGTCGAAGTGATTCGTGAACATATTTTGAAGGGGGAGTAA
- a CDS encoding S1 family peptidase — protein MGLKRIIALLFSVSLTLSISGVMYAENVEKDSQALINQKYNLEEKFRDEFGFKNNNYQLLSIENESSVQKYGVHLTAQEEAEMDRRVEVEQKFIPDFEKAIRDSSLSKNYAGMYIQQAPEHKIIVRFTGEPTKSFINNNQEGESFVENLNLIVSRQTLDAAYLLSPNEIVYEIVEYSEEQLMGFADNIVSKLNLLKEKNVNVTKIHSDFPNQKVVVSLGNDLSTENQEIIQSMFSTYPLDFNGDLGLIEETARNTYTGTIMGGHEINSTGKCTAGVPAKSRSNGNLFLITAGHCADQGTNFRQGGYLLGPMSNVFMGSYVDSGAIRLSGGNHTPSNVIYNTSGINPGNPTRLTGVQAISSSKIGETVIKSGATTDTTTGTLQGKDVYFTSSTGPGRYLFETSTISQPGDSGSPVFAGSGFKGIVHGRILSNDSMLYSHAERILNGLNMDLYVP, from the coding sequence ATGGGTCTCAAAAGAATCATTGCATTATTATTTAGTGTGTCTCTTACATTATCTATTAGTGGAGTAATGTATGCTGAGAACGTAGAGAAAGATAGTCAAGCCCTTATCAATCAAAAGTACAACTTAGAGGAAAAGTTCAGAGATGAATTTGGCTTTAAAAACAATAATTATCAACTCCTATCTATTGAAAACGAGTCTTCTGTTCAAAAATATGGAGTTCATTTAACAGCTCAGGAAGAGGCGGAAATGGACAGAAGAGTTGAGGTTGAACAAAAATTTATACCGGACTTTGAAAAAGCGATCAGGGATTCATCTTTATCCAAAAATTACGCAGGAATGTATATACAACAAGCTCCTGAACACAAAATTATAGTAAGATTTACAGGGGAACCAACTAAAAGTTTTATTAATAACAATCAAGAAGGAGAGTCATTTGTCGAAAATTTAAATCTTATTGTATCCAGACAAACTTTAGATGCTGCTTATTTACTCTCCCCGAATGAGATTGTATATGAAATAGTCGAATATAGCGAAGAGCAACTAATGGGATTTGCAGATAATATCGTTAGTAAACTCAATCTTTTAAAAGAGAAAAATGTAAATGTTACAAAAATTCATTCTGACTTTCCTAACCAAAAAGTTGTGGTGTCGCTCGGAAATGATCTAAGTACTGAAAATCAAGAAATTATTCAATCCATGTTTAGCACATATCCACTTGATTTTAATGGGGACCTTGGACTAATTGAAGAAACTGCAAGAAATACGTATACAGGAACGATTATGGGTGGTCATGAGATAAACAGCACGGGAAAGTGTACGGCTGGTGTACCGGCAAAATCAAGATCAAATGGAAATCTGTTTCTCATAACCGCAGGCCATTGCGCAGATCAAGGAACAAATTTTCGTCAAGGAGGATATCTTCTTGGACCAATGTCTAATGTTTTCATGGGCTCCTATGTAGATTCAGGGGCTATAAGGTTAAGTGGTGGAAATCATACCCCAAGTAATGTCATTTACAATACCTCGGGAATTAATCCTGGGAACCCTACTAGACTCACGGGAGTTCAAGCTATTTCCTCCAGTAAAATAGGTGAAACTGTCATTAAATCAGGAGCAACGACAGACACAACTACTGGAACATTACAGGGCAAAGATGTATATTTCACTAGTAGCACAGGCCCTGGCAGATATCTTTTTGAAACAAGCACAATTTCACAGCCGGGTGACAGTGGATCACCTGTATTTGCAGGATCCGGTTTTAAAGGAATTGTTCACGGAAGAATTTTAAGCAATGATAGCATGTTATATTCTCATGCAGAAAGAATTTTGAATGGATTGAATATGGACCTCTATGTTCCATAA
- a CDS encoding metal ABC transporter permease, which produces MATFWIILTAVLVSSACAILGCFLILRRMALVGDAISHAVLPGIAIAFLWSGSRDSLWMLLGATVFGLLTVFFIQSLQAGGLSSDASIGIVFTALFAVGVILISLNAQHIDLDLDCVLFGEIAYVQWDTLTLGGTDVGPRAVWMLGITLLVILVVIGLFYKQFKLCAFDPALAAACGIPVVLFHYLLMGLVSMTSVASFESVGSILVVGMLIVPAATAYLLTDRLGKMILYAVLIGAASSVGGYIMAYALDASIAGCMVAVAGILFVLALLLSPKHGIVFRYARRKFAAR; this is translated from the coding sequence ATGGCAACGTTTTGGATTATCTTGACGGCTGTATTGGTATCTTCTGCTTGCGCCATCCTCGGTTGTTTTCTGATTCTGCGACGAATGGCTCTGGTCGGTGATGCGATCAGTCATGCGGTTCTCCCCGGTATTGCGATTGCTTTCCTGTGGAGCGGTTCCAGAGATTCATTGTGGATGCTGCTCGGTGCAACGGTGTTTGGACTACTGACGGTATTCTTCATACAGAGTTTGCAGGCGGGTGGACTCTCGTCTGATGCCTCCATCGGAATTGTGTTCACAGCACTCTTCGCAGTAGGCGTCATTCTGATTAGTCTAAACGCTCAGCACATCGATCTGGATCTGGACTGTGTCTTGTTCGGCGAGATCGCTTATGTGCAGTGGGATACGCTAACCCTTGGGGGCACAGATGTTGGGCCGAGGGCAGTCTGGATGCTGGGTATCACTTTGCTGGTCATCCTCGTCGTCATTGGGCTGTTCTACAAACAGTTCAAGCTATGTGCCTTCGATCCGGCGCTGGCTGCGGCTTGCGGCATTCCAGTCGTGCTGTTCCACTATCTGCTCATGGGGCTCGTTTCCATGACATCCGTAGCTTCATTTGAAAGTGTTGGTTCGATTCTCGTGGTGGGCATGCTGATTGTACCTGCGGCGACGGCTTACCTGCTCACAGATCGTCTGGGCAAAATGATTCTGTATGCCGTCCTGATCGGAGCAGCATCTTCGGTTGGAGGTTACATCATGGCATACGCCCTTGATGCTTCCATTGCGGGCTGCATGGTAGCTGTTGCCGGAATTCTGTTTGTTCTCGCACTGCTGCTGTCTCCGAAACATGGAATTGTATTCCGTTACGCTCGTCGCAAATTCGCAGCACGTTAA
- a CDS encoding metal ABC transporter permease translates to MWNWIVAILSDPNTRWILLGCLLLGFSSGIIGSFTFLRKQSLMGDTLAHAALPGICIAFMLTETKSVGLFLFGALVAGIVATFGISWITRYSRIKQDAAMGIVLTVFFGIGVVMLTRIQHGASGSQSGLDKYLFGQAASMVMTDVYVMGGVCLVLLIACLAWFKEFKLVSFDPGFARGMGLPVAMLEQLILLLTVIAVVAGIQAVGVVLVAALLVTPAAAARCWTDSLALMVVLAGIFGALSGATGTIFSTLVPNLPTGPVTVLAATVLFAGSALLAPRRGLLARRLRSIQAKSAYMREERATLQTLATQRNQQERGEM, encoded by the coding sequence ATGTGGAACTGGATCGTTGCCATCTTGTCCGACCCCAATACACGTTGGATATTGCTTGGCTGTCTGCTGCTTGGATTCAGCAGTGGAATTATTGGCTCTTTCACCTTCCTTCGTAAGCAGAGTCTGATGGGGGACACCCTTGCTCATGCTGCTCTGCCTGGGATTTGTATTGCATTTATGTTGACGGAAACGAAGTCTGTAGGGCTATTCCTGTTTGGTGCGCTGGTGGCTGGTATCGTTGCTACCTTCGGAATTTCGTGGATTACACGCTACTCCCGGATCAAGCAGGATGCAGCGATGGGCATTGTGTTGACCGTATTTTTCGGGATTGGTGTAGTGATGCTGACGCGTATCCAGCATGGAGCGAGCGGAAGCCAAAGCGGACTTGATAAATATTTGTTTGGGCAGGCGGCATCCATGGTCATGACGGATGTATATGTCATGGGGGGCGTATGTCTCGTACTACTGATCGCCTGTCTGGCTTGGTTCAAGGAATTCAAACTGGTGAGCTTTGACCCGGGATTTGCACGAGGTATGGGACTGCCAGTTGCCATGTTGGAGCAGCTCATTCTGCTCTTGACGGTAATCGCGGTGGTGGCCGGGATTCAGGCCGTTGGTGTGGTGCTTGTTGCAGCCTTGCTGGTAACTCCGGCAGCAGCGGCACGTTGCTGGACCGACTCACTCGCATTAATGGTAGTGTTGGCAGGCATATTTGGTGCATTGAGTGGAGCGACAGGAACCATCTTCAGCACACTTGTACCTAATCTGCCGACAGGTCCTGTAACCGTTCTTGCGGCTACGGTGTTGTTTGCCGGATCAGCCTTGCTCGCTCCGCGTCGTGGATTATTAGCTCGACGCTTACGCAGTATTCAGGCCAAATCCGCGTATATGCGTGAAGAGCGGGCTACACTTCAGACTCTCGCCACACAGCGAAATCAGCAGGAACGGGGGGAGATGTAA
- a CDS encoding metal ABC transporter ATP-binding protein produces MNDTTLSEQTPTNLNNSHLQGTLPTSAPLSVRDLAVAYHKKPVLSSVSFDIPEGQLIGILGPNGAGKSTLIKAVLGLVPKMHGEVRIFGQSYREQRRRIGYVPQRESVDWDFPTHALDVVMMGRYGHLGWFRRPGKKERDLAAHCLEQVGMGDYMYRQISQLSGGQQQRVFLARALVQDADLYFMDEPFAGVDATTEKAIISLLEQLKKQGKTVLVVHHDLATVEEYFDHVLLLNGRLVAGGPTSEVFVPDTLQETYGGRIAMIGSRTEKGQV; encoded by the coding sequence ATGAATGATACAACTTTATCGGAACAAACTCCTACGAATCTGAACAACAGCCACTTGCAGGGAACATTGCCTACGTCTGCTCCTCTTAGTGTGAGGGATCTGGCCGTTGCGTATCACAAAAAGCCGGTGCTTAGCAGCGTATCCTTCGATATCCCTGAAGGGCAGCTTATCGGAATTCTTGGACCGAATGGAGCCGGAAAATCAACCCTGATCAAAGCCGTTCTGGGACTGGTACCGAAGATGCATGGTGAGGTACGGATCTTCGGACAATCGTACCGGGAACAACGTCGTCGTATTGGATATGTACCCCAACGTGAATCGGTGGACTGGGATTTCCCTACGCATGCACTCGATGTGGTCATGATGGGACGGTATGGTCATCTGGGCTGGTTTCGTCGTCCGGGGAAAAAGGAGCGGGACCTGGCGGCACACTGCCTGGAGCAAGTCGGCATGGGCGATTACATGTACCGCCAGATCAGTCAGCTGTCGGGTGGACAGCAGCAACGTGTCTTTCTGGCGAGGGCACTCGTGCAAGACGCAGATCTGTATTTCATGGATGAGCCGTTTGCAGGTGTGGATGCTACCACGGAGAAAGCGATCATTTCCCTGTTGGAGCAGTTGAAGAAACAAGGCAAGACGGTGCTGGTTGTTCACCATGATCTGGCGACAGTCGAGGAATACTTCGACCATGTGCTGCTGCTCAATGGACGACTGGTGGCAGGTGGACCGACAAGCGAAGTATTTGTACCAGATACACTGCAAGAGACGTACGGAGGCCGGATTGCCATGATCGGAAGCCGGACGGAGAAAGGCCAGGTGTAG
- a CDS encoding zinc ABC transporter substrate-binding protein produces MVKMRSIQRGFITLAALVLVVILSACSSDAETSSDGKLQVTATTGMIADVAREVGGAYVDVTGLMGPGVDPHLYKASQGDIRKLEQAKVIFYNGLHLEGKMTDILEKMSSSKLVTAVTDTIPVEELHSGKDTGGTEYDPHVWFNVSHWMHAAEAVRDTLVEADPDHAEEYKAQAEAYLAKLEDLDTEVREKILEIPEASRVLVTAHDAFGYFGQAYGMKVMGLQGISTAAEYGAKDVSELRDYLVDNQIKAVFVESSVPAKAMEAIIAGAAQKGHTVNIGGELFSDAMGAEGTEEGTYIGMIRHNVETIVEALK; encoded by the coding sequence ATGGTGAAGATGAGGAGTATTCAGAGGGGGTTCATCACGCTAGCGGCTCTGGTGCTGGTTGTCATACTTTCAGCATGTTCAAGTGATGCGGAGACGAGTAGCGACGGCAAGCTGCAAGTAACAGCTACAACGGGCATGATTGCGGACGTAGCACGTGAGGTAGGCGGAGCATATGTTGATGTTACCGGGCTCATGGGCCCGGGAGTTGACCCCCACTTGTACAAGGCATCCCAAGGTGATATTCGCAAGCTGGAACAAGCAAAAGTCATTTTCTATAATGGACTGCATCTCGAAGGTAAAATGACAGACATTCTGGAGAAAATGTCCTCAAGCAAGCTGGTTACAGCCGTTACAGATACTATTCCAGTTGAGGAGTTACACTCAGGCAAAGATACAGGCGGTACGGAATATGACCCACACGTCTGGTTTAACGTCAGCCACTGGATGCATGCGGCAGAAGCCGTGCGCGATACGCTCGTGGAGGCGGACCCGGATCATGCGGAAGAATACAAGGCTCAGGCTGAGGCGTACCTGGCGAAGCTCGAAGATCTGGATACCGAGGTACGTGAGAAGATTCTGGAGATTCCGGAAGCAAGCCGGGTATTGGTCACGGCACATGATGCATTTGGATATTTCGGTCAAGCTTATGGCATGAAAGTGATGGGGCTTCAGGGCATTAGTACAGCAGCCGAATACGGTGCAAAAGATGTTAGCGAACTGAGAGATTATCTCGTGGATAACCAGATCAAAGCCGTTTTTGTTGAATCGAGTGTACCTGCAAAAGCGATGGAAGCCATTATTGCCGGAGCAGCTCAAAAAGGGCATACGGTGAACATTGGTGGAGAACTGTTCTCGGATGCCATGGGGGCTGAAGGAACGGAAGAGGGCACATACATTGGTATGATTCGCCACAATGTTGAGACGATTGTAGAAGCCTTGAAATAA